A region of Dioscorea cayenensis subsp. rotundata cultivar TDr96_F1 chromosome 5, TDr96_F1_v2_PseudoChromosome.rev07_lg8_w22 25.fasta, whole genome shotgun sequence DNA encodes the following proteins:
- the LOC120261294 gene encoding tetrapyrrole-binding protein, chloroplastic — MATTSFQSLHKPPLLHHLLLHHHHHHHQHQHCFSTPDTSLQFFKHSTTTTTLKLFSSLSTSSLTPSTNTSPFDTLAAHLAEANFRQADEETRRLLIELAGESAQKRGYVFFSEVQFISAADLRAIDRLWRLHSSDRFGYSVQRRIWERKARRDFTGFFIRVGWMKKLDTEVEQYNYRAFPDEFIWELLDDTPEGHLPLTNALRGTQLLANILTHPAFEELEEEETEEKEDEEESKEEVKEKPKLTQSFKPDYSF; from the coding sequence ATGGCCACCACTTCCTTCCAATCCCTCCACAAACCACCACTCCTtcatcacctcctcctccaccaccaccaccaccaccaccaacaccaACACTGTTTCAGCACTCCTGACACTtccctccaattttttaaacacTCCACAACAACCACAACTCTCAAACTCTTCTCCAGtttatcaacatcatcattaaCTCCATCCACTAACACCTCCCCATTTGACACTCTCGCCGCACACCTAGCCGAAGCTAACTTCCGGCAAGCTGATGAAGAAACCCGCCGCCTCCTCATTGAGCTGGCCGGAGAATCAGCGCAGAAACGTggctatgttttcttctccgaAGTCCAGTTCATCTCGGCAGCTGATCTTCGTGCCATTGACCGTCTCTGGCGCCTTCACAGCAGTGACCGCTTCGGGTATAGTGTGCAGAGACGGATATGGGAGCGGAAGGCACGGAGAGACTTCACTGGATTCTTCATCAGAGTTGGCTGGATGAAGAAGCTTGATACAGAGGTGGAGCAGTACAACTACAGGGCCTTCCCTGATGAGTTCATATGGGAGCTTCTTGATGACACGCCGGAGGGCCACCTTCCCCTGACCAATGCTTTGAGAGGAACACAATTGTTGGCAAACATCTTAACACATCCTGCATTTGAAGAGTTAGAGGAAGAGGAAAcagaggaaaaagaagatgagGAGGAGAGCAAGGAGGAAGTCAAGGAGAAGCCAAAGCTCACCCAGAGCTTTAAACCTGATTACTCCTTTTGA
- the LOC120262395 gene encoding LOW QUALITY PROTEIN: calmodulin-like protein 3 (The sequence of the model RefSeq protein was modified relative to this genomic sequence to represent the inferred CDS: deleted 1 base in 1 codon), whose protein sequence is MDSSELRRVFQMFDHNGDGCISKKELNHSLCKLGIDIPETDLAAMIDKIDVNGDGCVDLDEFTTLYKSIMDDHEEDEEEDMREAFNVFDQNGDGFITEEELRSVLASLGLKQGRTVEDCRRMIRKVDVDGDGMVNFKEFKQMMRGGGFFLL, encoded by the exons ATGGACTCATCAGAGCTCCGGCGTGTCTTCCAAATGTTCGACCATAACGGTGACGGCTGCATTTCCAAAAAAGAGCTAAACCACTCCCTCTGCAAGCTCGGCATTGACATCCCTGAGACT GACCTCGCTGCCATGATCGACAAGATTGACGTCAATGGCGACGGCTGTGTAGACCTTGATGAGTTCACCACATTGTACAAGAGCATCATGGatgatcatgaagaggatgaagaggaggaCATGAGAGAGGCATTCAACGTGTTTGATCAAAATGGTGATGGTTTTATCACTGAGGAGGAGTTGAGGTCTGTTTTGGCATCACTTGGGTTGAAGCAAGGCAGGACTGTGGAGGATTGCAGGAGGATGATAAGGAAAGTGGATGTTGATGGAGATGGGATGGTGAATTTTAAGGAGTTTAAGCAGATGATGAGAGGTGGTGGTTTTTTTCTGCTTTGA
- the LOC120261276 gene encoding endonuclease III homolog 1, chloroplastic isoform X5 → MGSINLTLFGNPSLLVLSTASWKGLRMPITLSSSRSLLSKAQTLDSELNPGLECSDDDSKSMVRTYVRRKKAKRLVGDVEKNPNGEAPPDQKVVANLPDIEEFAYGKVEGSKTSTELVLKKTSNTVEPPAHWEEVLEGIRKMRSSEDAPVDSMGCEKAGSLLPPKERRFAVLVSSLLSSQTKDHVTHGAVQRLSEKGLLDADAIIKTDEASLASLIYPVGFYTRKSQYMKKIANICLEKYGGDIPRSLDGLLSLPGMGPKMAHLVMNVAWDDVQGICVDTHVHRISNRLGWVSKPGTGKSKQEYLWRNGYQRMNGFQLILFWLDLDRQCALR, encoded by the exons ATGGGATCAATAAATCTCACCCTTTTTGGAAACCCTTCTCTTCTTGTGCTATCTACTGCATCTTGGAAGGGTTTAAGGATGCCGATCACACTATCATCCTCAAGATCGCTTCTTTCCAAAGCTCAAACCCTTGATTCCGAGCTAAACCCAG GGCTTGAGTGTTCTGATGATGATTCTAAATCCATGGTTCGTACATATGTGAGGAGAAAGAAGGCGAAAAGGTTGGTTGGAGATGTGGAGAAGAATCCAAATGGAGAAGCTCCTCCTGATCAGAAAGtg GTTGCAAATTTACCTGATATTGAGGAGTTTGCTTATGGTAAGGTCGAGGGATCTAAAACCTCaa CAGAACTTGTCCTCAAAAAAACTTCTAACACAGTGGAACCACCAGCACATTGGGAGGAAGTCCTTGAAGGAATTAGGAAAATGAGATCTTCTGAAGATGCTCCGGTCGACTCTATGGGGTGTGAGAAGGCCGGCAGTCTCCTACCACCTAAG GAAAGAAGATTTGCTGTTCTGGTATCTTCCCTTCTATCAAGCCAAACAAAGGATCATGTAACTCATG GTGCCGTGCAGCGCCTTTCTGAGAAAGGTTTATTAGATGCTGATGCTATCATCAAGACTGATGAAGCAAGCCTTGCTAGTTTGATTTATCCG GTTGGATTTTACACAAGGAAGTCGCAGTACATGAAGAAAATTGCTAATATTTGCCTGGAAAAGTACGGCGGAGATATTCCACGGTCTTTAGATGGCTTGCTTTCTCTTCCAGGAATGGGTCCCAAAATGGCCCATCTG GTGATGaatgttgcatgggatgatgTTCAAGGTATATGTGTTGACACTCATGTCCACCGCATCTCTAATCGCCTTGGCTGGGTTTCAAAACCAGGCACAGGAAAG AGCAAACAAGAATATCTTTGGAGAAATGGCTACCAAAGGATGAATGGGTTCCAATTAATCCTCTTCTG
- the LOC120261293 gene encoding uncharacterized protein LOC120261293: MEKARSRFLLFLRTTLWILIVFGSPPRISCIRRDFYLPVQNACRSTVQGRFLISDDKGYVCTSLSVDPWTRCCPEAGEQFSCQGCNLVSRCCNSYEYCVSCCLNPSKTQEELAVKVKIAKQETAGTYSSVFDFCAGRCRHNSASVVHENAYASDSHHCFSLDSNSTRITRLNSPARLAGIDIVIGKQGESCESACKLKGISCVPSRLFVLNNCEYLQKYMSCNDTCLASTGADQPAKVVDDAPGHLNPGACLYTQIESMLSCDGSHQHTRRLCPCA, translated from the exons ATGGAGAAAGCTCGATCTCgtttcctcctcttcctccgaACCACGCTGTGGATCCTCATCGTCTTCGGTTCCCCTCCGAGAATCTCCTGTATTCG GAGGGATTTCTATCTTCCAGTGCAAAATGCTTGCAGGAGCACTGTTCAAGGGCGGTTTTTGATATCTGATGACAAGG GCTATGTATGCACTTCGCTTTCAGTTGATCCATGGACTCGCTGCTGCCCTGAAGCTGGGGAGCAATTCTCCTGCCA GGGGTGCAACCTTGTGTCACGCTGCTGTAACTCATATGAGTATTGTGTGTCATGCTGCTTGAATCCATCCAAG ACTCAGGAAGAACTAGCTGTGAAGGTGAAAATAGCAAAACAAGAAACTGCAG GCACTTATTCTAGTGTATTTGATTTCTGCGCTGGAAGATGTCGCCATAATTCTGCAAGTGTG GTGCATGAGAATGCTTATGCAAGTGATTCCCACCACTGTTTTTCCCTAGATTCAAATTCTACAA GGATCACAAGACTTAACTCACCAGCAAGATTGGCTGGCATTGATATTGTCATTGGAAA GCAGGGGGAATCTTGTGAGTCTGCATGCAAGTTGAAGGGCATATCTTGTGTTCCAAGCAGGCTGTTTGTGCTGAATAACTGTGAATA TTTACAGAAATACATGAGCTGCAATGACACATGCTTAGCCAGTACTGGAGCAGATCAACCTGCTAAAGTTGTGGATGATGCGCCCGGGCATTTA AATCCAGGAGCTTGCTTGTATACCCAAATAGAGAGCATGTTGTCTTGTGATGGCTCACACCAGCATACCAGGAGACTCTGCCCTTGTGCATGA